One segment of Anaerohalosphaeraceae bacterium DNA contains the following:
- a CDS encoding ACT domain-containing protein, with the protein MVSRKSEKKKVSQICIVTVTGKDKVGIIARIANTMAKANINIIDVSQRIMEDYFVMTMAIDITEATIELEKLQAQLNKIARQMDLTITLQHENIFKMMHRV; encoded by the coding sequence ATGGTCTCTCGAAAGAGTGAAAAAAAGAAGGTTTCACAAATCTGCATCGTCACCGTCACCGGCAAGGACAAAGTCGGGATTATTGCCCGGATTGCCAATACGATGGCCAAAGCCAATATCAACATCATTGATGTCAGCCAGCGGATTATGGAAGATTACTTTGTAATGACGATGGCCATCGATATCACGGAGGCCACCATCGAGCTGGAAAAACTCCAGGCCCAGCTGAACAAAATCGCCCGTCAGATGGACCTGACCATCACTCTCCAGCACGAGAATATCTTCAAAATGATGCACCGGGTCTGA
- a CDS encoding 3-deoxy-7-phosphoheptulonate synthase — protein sequence MEYTDNLNIRCFKPLITPGQLKEEIPQTEAQAHVVAASRRTVEAILTQRDGRRIVITGPCSLHDVEASLEYARRLRRLQDEVADKLLLIMRTYFEKPRTTLGWKGMLYDPHLDGSYDIENGIRQSRRILSEITSMGLPAATEFLDPIVPQYLAEFISWAAIGARTSESQIHRQMASGLSMPIGFKNATDGNLEIALDAIRAAMSAHSFLGIDRNGQVIIAETRGNKYGHLVMRGGSSGPNYTSEYVAFAEVLLRKAQIPNGIIIDCSHANSHKNHKRQREALFDIADQIRTGNKSIAGIMLESFLKEGKQSIGASGGLKFGVSLTDSCISWEETEELIKYFAEAI from the coding sequence ATGGAATATACAGATAATCTCAATATACGGTGTTTTAAGCCGCTGATTACCCCCGGTCAGCTCAAAGAGGAAATCCCTCAGACAGAAGCCCAGGCGCATGTGGTAGCGGCATCCCGTCGGACCGTCGAAGCGATTTTAACACAACGAGACGGACGCCGGATTGTGATTACGGGGCCGTGCAGTCTGCACGATGTGGAGGCCTCTTTGGAGTATGCCCGCCGTCTTCGCCGGCTTCAGGATGAGGTAGCCGACAAACTGCTGCTGATTATGCGAACTTACTTCGAAAAACCCCGCACCACGCTCGGCTGGAAGGGGATGCTCTACGATCCGCACCTGGACGGCTCGTATGATATTGAAAACGGCATCCGCCAATCGCGACGGATTTTGTCGGAAATAACCTCGATGGGGCTGCCGGCGGCGACGGAATTTCTGGACCCGATTGTTCCGCAATATCTAGCCGAGTTCATCAGCTGGGCGGCCATCGGAGCCCGCACATCCGAATCGCAGATTCACCGGCAGATGGCCAGCGGTCTGTCGATGCCGATCGGCTTTAAGAACGCTACAGACGGCAACCTGGAAATCGCCCTGGATGCGATTCGTGCGGCGATGAGCGCCCATTCGTTCCTCGGAATTGACCGCAACGGGCAGGTGATTATCGCGGAAACCCGCGGGAACAAATACGGACACCTCGTGATGCGGGGCGGCTCGAGCGGGCCGAATTACACGAGTGAATATGTCGCCTTTGCGGAGGTACTGCTCAGAAAAGCCCAGATTCCCAACGGCATCATTATCGACTGCAGCCATGCCAACTCGCACAAAAACCACAAACGCCAGCGGGAAGCCCTCTTTGATATTGCCGACCAGATTCGCACGGGCAATAAGAGCATTGCAGGTATCATGCTCGAAAGCTTCCTCAAGGAGGGAAAACAGAGCATCGGCGCCTCCGGCGGACTGAAATTCGGCGTTTCGCTTACGGACAGCTGCATCAGCTGGGAGGAAACCGAAGAATTAATTAAATATTTCGCCGAAGCAATCTAA
- a CDS encoding LacI family DNA-binding transcriptional regulator, with protein sequence MTQKRVNQKDIAEKLNISVATVSKALRGDYSDINEETRQRVLNMATKLGYDTGTHIRQAIEEESKPCMVGVLILRKHHEWQHTHYFAGMSEKCAKMNVSLVVHYIEEEDSRQILYPENQPPAMRDGQIQGLILANHWPMDVVRTLSETFPCVSILYDYSPLPIDVISVDENQGISMLMDHLIMHGHTQIGFFGNCGQVVFARNRFAMYVNSLCRLGLPFVPENVCQLGPGTLEDKELDLNGQLDRVLERVKKGVRAWVCANDWVGYLLCRGLFDRGLRVPGDVSVAGFDNSEDNTLGCPRLTSISVPALRLGAESLRRLLNRIRYPKSPPLKVLLPVQFFEAQTTGPVPNL encoded by the coding sequence ATGACACAGAAACGGGTCAATCAGAAAGATATCGCGGAGAAATTAAACATTTCTGTAGCGACCGTTTCGAAAGCCCTTCGCGGTGACTACTCCGACATCAACGAAGAAACCCGCCAGCGTGTCCTGAATATGGCCACCAAGCTGGGCTACGATACAGGCACTCACATCCGCCAGGCCATCGAAGAAGAAAGCAAACCCTGCATGGTTGGGGTGCTGATTCTGCGAAAACACCACGAGTGGCAGCATACGCACTATTTTGCCGGAATGAGCGAAAAGTGCGCCAAGATGAATGTGTCCCTCGTTGTGCACTATATTGAAGAGGAAGACAGCCGACAGATTCTCTATCCGGAAAATCAGCCGCCGGCGATGCGGGACGGACAGATTCAGGGGCTGATTTTGGCCAATCACTGGCCGATGGATGTAGTTCGCACGCTGTCAGAAACCTTCCCGTGTGTGTCCATTCTTTACGATTACTCCCCCCTGCCGATTGACGTCATCAGCGTGGATGAGAATCAGGGGATTTCGATGCTGATGGACCATCTGATTATGCACGGCCATACGCAAATCGGCTTTTTCGGCAACTGCGGTCAGGTGGTCTTTGCCAGAAATCGTTTTGCGATGTATGTCAACTCCCTATGCCGGCTGGGTCTGCCTTTTGTCCCCGAGAACGTCTGTCAACTGGGCCCCGGGACGCTCGAGGATAAAGAGCTGGACCTGAACGGACAATTGGACCGAGTGCTCGAACGTGTGAAAAAGGGAGTTCGTGCGTGGGTTTGTGCCAATGACTGGGTGGGTTATTTGCTTTGCCGAGGACTGTTTGATCGGGGGCTTCGTGTTCCGGGGGATGTTTCGGTAGCGGGTTTCGACAACAGTGAAGACAACACGCTCGGATGCCCGCGATTGACCAGCATATCCGTCCCGGCGCTTCGGTTGGGGGCCGAATCGCTGCGGCGGCTGCTGAATCGCATCCGCTATCCGAAAAGTCCGCCCCTGAAGGTACTGCTGCCGGTGCAGTTTTTTGAGGCCCAGACCACCGGCCCGGTACCAAACCTGTAA